In the Candidatus Electrothrix rattekaaiensis genome, one interval contains:
- the glgB gene encoding 1,4-alpha-glucan branching protein GlgB, with protein MKPNHYQGIAAPKSWLGDLDKYLFGEGTHERAYEKLGAHLVTFNKQKGVVFSVWAPNARQVSVIGNFNEWNDDACPMQPSNAGIWSIFIPGLEEHTVYKYRITTQNNEQFDKSDPYGFAMELRPHTGSVVANLDDYDWQDEDWINERAQRQALDGPISVYEVHIGSWRREPDERWGSRYLTYRELADTLIPYVLEMGYTHIELLPIAEYPFDGSWGYQVLGFFAPTSRYGTPQDFMYFIDQCHQHNIGVILDWVPAHFPKDGSGLNYFDGTHLYAHEDPRQGEHQDWGTMIFNYGRNEVRSFLISNALFWIDKYHIDGLRVDAVASMLYLDYSREEGEWLPNEHGGRENLAAISFLRKTNEVVHGIYPGVLTVAEESTSWPMVSRPTWLGGLGFSLKWNMGWMHDTLNYMTHDAIHRRFHHNEMTFGMLYAFQENFTLPISHDEVVHGKGSLINKMSGDEWQKFASLRAYFGFMWGYSGKKLLFMGCDFGQWQEWNHDKGLEWDALTAGTHQGVQRYVADLNKVYKSEPALYENDYEWSGFSWINANDSDNSIFSFIRKAKKTDDFLVVICNFTPVIREQYRIGVPKGGQYREIINSDLTVYQGSGVSNNELHTVSEQSYGMDHSLILTLPPLATLILKPE; from the coding sequence ATGAAACCAAATCATTATCAAGGAATCGCTGCTCCTAAAAGCTGGCTCGGAGATCTGGACAAATATCTGTTCGGTGAAGGTACCCATGAACGCGCCTATGAAAAACTCGGTGCCCACTTGGTCACGTTTAATAAGCAGAAGGGCGTGGTGTTTTCGGTCTGGGCTCCCAATGCCCGACAGGTCTCCGTCATAGGTAATTTTAATGAATGGAACGATGACGCCTGCCCCATGCAGCCCAGTAACGCGGGTATCTGGAGCATTTTCATCCCAGGCCTAGAAGAGCACACTGTTTATAAATATAGAATTACCACACAGAATAACGAGCAGTTTGACAAGTCTGACCCTTACGGTTTTGCAATGGAGCTTCGCCCTCACACCGGTTCCGTTGTAGCAAATCTGGACGACTATGATTGGCAGGATGAAGATTGGATTAATGAGCGTGCGCAACGGCAAGCGTTAGACGGCCCAATTTCCGTCTACGAGGTCCACATCGGCTCCTGGCGCAGGGAACCTGATGAAAGATGGGGGAGCCGTTACCTCACCTATCGGGAGCTTGCCGACACCTTGATCCCCTATGTTCTGGAAATGGGCTACACCCATATCGAGCTGCTGCCCATTGCCGAATACCCTTTTGACGGTTCTTGGGGGTATCAGGTTTTGGGATTTTTCGCCCCGACCAGCCGCTACGGCACCCCGCAGGACTTTATGTATTTTATTGATCAATGCCATCAGCATAATATCGGTGTGATACTGGACTGGGTTCCGGCCCATTTCCCCAAGGACGGGTCTGGGCTTAATTATTTTGACGGCACCCACCTCTACGCCCATGAAGATCCCCGCCAAGGCGAGCATCAGGACTGGGGCACCATGATCTTTAATTATGGTCGTAATGAGGTCCGCTCCTTCCTGATTTCCAATGCCCTCTTCTGGATTGATAAATACCATATCGACGGGCTCCGGGTTGATGCGGTAGCCTCTATGCTCTACCTGGACTACTCACGGGAAGAGGGAGAATGGTTGCCCAATGAACACGGCGGTCGGGAAAATCTGGCTGCTATCAGCTTTCTCCGCAAAACAAACGAGGTGGTTCACGGTATCTACCCAGGCGTGCTGACCGTGGCTGAGGAGTCCACCTCTTGGCCTATGGTCTCCCGACCGACTTGGCTGGGCGGACTCGGCTTCAGTCTGAAATGGAACATGGGTTGGATGCACGATACCCTCAACTATATGACGCATGATGCGATCCACCGTCGCTTCCATCATAATGAAATGACCTTTGGCATGCTCTATGCCTTTCAGGAGAACTTCACCCTACCCATTTCCCATGATGAGGTGGTGCATGGCAAGGGATCGCTGATCAACAAGATGTCCGGGGATGAATGGCAGAAATTCGCCAGTCTCCGCGCCTATTTTGGCTTTATGTGGGGATATTCCGGCAAAAAACTGCTCTTTATGGGTTGTGATTTCGGACAATGGCAGGAATGGAATCATGACAAGGGACTTGAATGGGATGCCCTGACAGCAGGAACTCACCAGGGAGTGCAACGCTATGTTGCCGATCTGAACAAGGTTTACAAGTCCGAACCTGCTCTGTATGAAAATGACTATGAATGGTCTGGTTTTTCCTGGATTAATGCCAACGACTCAGACAATTCTATTTTTTCATTCATCCGTAAGGCAAAAAAAACTGATGACTTTCTTGTTGTAATCTGTAATTTTACTCCGGTAATACGTGAACAATATCGTATCGGCGTACCCAAGGGAGGTCAATACCGAGAAATTATCAACAGTGACCTAACAGTTTATCAAGGCAGTGGTGTGAGCAACAACGAACTGCACACGGTTTCCGAGCAATCCTATGGTATGGATCACTCTCTTATACTTACCTTGCCCCCTCTGGCAACCTTGATTTTAAAACCAGAATAA
- a CDS encoding OmpA family protein has protein sequence MQKITPRTALFISLGILLYIALAGYHAHSKKTHEEQAVAIERREQLISLQSKTLEYKQQLTDARAESKRLRTELNRAQQEVASDAVIQETTDNVSAKQLQKAEYRINQLQEQLTSAKKKLSAEAEKENSASRKLLQKLKEREQELLGQKELLVQMQERRRADLQKIAQLEKIQQQKVEQVKKTEQRVAELTGRLEQSRAQLADATTKLSVANNAAQKAQLKAEAMLHYGKEKDRMLAPSEQKAATLEEQLADQQAQVEQLTIELATARKEIEKGNQNNQQLAEQVTLLSATGTEQQEELATLKEQLQKAGREQREKQIAYSGQEAALTEARAQLEKLGAEKESLTGKVDELSEILETKKTQEAALTEAQARLKKLEAEKESLTGKVDELSEILETKKTQEAALTEARAQLEKLEAEKESLTGKVDELSEILETKKTQEAALTEAQARLEKLEAEKESLAGKVDELSEMLKAQKTLNQAELEKEKLALHNNIAQLTAQLAEKKQELSQQKELLAEAASRLTALLGTEKRSQLKIEALLKYGKEKERLLAPSQEKIAVLQKQLEEKQQQLIATQKELAENSAHGKELVNQVASLTESAVIRNKEAEKLYGELAEAKATIEKLNSELTETKATLETAEANLAAALEREQGLQQSLAGKDEELTVIRAEGERLTAELAEQKTRNDELTRQQERVTAELEAVKAKEAEVTQQLEAMTAKFSAATTAADEAKASVAAAQEKITALEAQVAEKEAAQAAVQKKATALEAQVAELLPLQEQIQGAQEQVATLEAKLANTQGLQNQLTANQEKITALESQLAELPTTVEEFNAIQGKIGNLEAQLAQTQTQAEQLAAEQEKAAALEAQITELQQEAAKITVAQEKIANMDAKLAEAATQAEQLITEQKKTAALESKLAELQAIQQQSAITEEKMAALAEEQEKAKAKITELTTALEEKEKLAAELAALQTQFAELTATQQGAGSKTATLEEELNTLKASLTEKEQALAAKTETLAQTKTTLEEQAATAAQAEEAQKNAEQELTALQARVKELEKEIARLKEQLSQKDAQQAAAQNTQAAAVQEAVAAEVPQAPQDNAAQQAPVEQDTAQQAPVEIEQEEAPTENPAEQEQVAPPVQQEEITEETTAPVQQEAQESASLDNDNDGNVDATIILSGVNFTVGTADLTEEAAASLQTTAGLLEKHASGQRFEVAGYTDSMGSPKRNQQISEQRAETVRNFLIKQGIKADLLISKGYGQDNPIADNETQAGRAMNRRVELHQITTE, from the coding sequence ATGCAAAAAATAACGCCACGCACAGCGCTTTTCATCTCGCTCGGTATCCTGCTCTATATAGCTCTTGCAGGCTACCATGCTCATAGCAAAAAAACACATGAAGAACAGGCTGTTGCGATCGAGCGTCGTGAGCAACTCATCAGCCTACAGAGCAAGACACTGGAGTATAAACAGCAACTGACCGATGCACGGGCAGAGAGCAAGCGTTTACGCACAGAGCTGAACAGGGCACAGCAGGAGGTTGCATCCGATGCTGTTATCCAGGAAACTACGGACAACGTTTCTGCAAAACAGCTGCAAAAAGCTGAATATCGCATCAATCAGCTGCAGGAGCAATTGACCTCTGCCAAGAAAAAACTGAGTGCTGAGGCGGAAAAAGAAAACAGTGCCAGTAGAAAGCTCCTGCAAAAATTAAAAGAACGCGAGCAGGAACTGCTGGGCCAGAAAGAGCTGCTCGTCCAGATGCAGGAACGACGCCGGGCTGACCTGCAAAAAATAGCACAACTGGAAAAGATACAGCAGCAAAAGGTTGAGCAGGTCAAAAAAACAGAACAGCGGGTTGCCGAACTGACAGGTCGACTGGAACAATCCAGAGCCCAGCTTGCTGATGCCACCACCAAGCTTTCCGTTGCCAACAACGCTGCGCAGAAAGCCCAGCTCAAAGCAGAGGCCATGCTCCATTACGGCAAAGAAAAAGACCGGATGCTGGCACCGTCTGAACAGAAAGCAGCCACCCTGGAAGAACAGCTTGCCGACCAACAGGCCCAGGTGGAACAACTCACTATCGAACTTGCAACCGCCCGCAAAGAAATCGAAAAAGGCAACCAAAATAATCAGCAGTTAGCAGAGCAGGTCACCTTATTAAGCGCAACAGGGACTGAGCAGCAGGAAGAACTTGCAACCCTGAAAGAACAGTTACAAAAAGCCGGGCGCGAGCAGCGGGAAAAACAGATTGCCTATTCCGGCCAAGAAGCCGCGTTAACAGAGGCACGGGCTCAGCTCGAAAAACTAGGAGCTGAAAAGGAAAGTCTGACCGGAAAAGTGGACGAGCTCTCTGAGATCCTTGAAACGAAAAAGACCCAGGAAGCCGCATTAACAGAGGCTCAGGCCCGGCTGAAAAAACTGGAAGCTGAAAAGGAAAGTCTGACCGGAAAAGTGGACGAGCTCTCTGAGATCCTTGAAACGAAAAAGACCCAGGAAGCCGCGCTAACAGAGGCACGGGCTCAGCTCGAAAAACTGGAAGCTGAAAAGGAAAGTCTGACCGGAAAAGTGGACGAGCTCTCTGAGATCCTTGAAACGAAAAAGACTCAGGAAGCCGCATTAACAGAGGCTCAGGCCCGGCTCGAAAAACTGGAAGCTGAAAAGGAAAGTTTGGCCGGAAAAGTGGACGAGCTCTCTGAAATGCTTAAAGCACAGAAGACCCTGAATCAGGCCGAGCTTGAAAAAGAAAAACTGGCACTCCATAATAATATTGCCCAACTTACAGCTCAACTTGCAGAAAAAAAACAGGAACTGAGCCAGCAAAAAGAACTTCTTGCTGAAGCAGCCTCTAGGCTGACAGCCCTCTTGGGTACTGAGAAAAGATCCCAGCTGAAGATTGAGGCCCTGCTAAAATACGGCAAAGAAAAAGAACGCCTGCTGGCCCCTTCCCAAGAAAAGATTGCTGTTCTGCAAAAACAGCTTGAGGAAAAACAACAGCAACTCATAGCCACTCAGAAAGAACTGGCGGAAAATTCTGCTCATGGCAAAGAGCTGGTTAATCAGGTTGCCAGCCTCACCGAATCAGCAGTTATTCGAAACAAGGAAGCTGAAAAGTTGTATGGGGAGCTTGCTGAGGCAAAGGCCACCATTGAAAAACTGAACAGCGAACTTACTGAGACCAAAGCTACTCTGGAGACTGCGGAAGCAAACCTTGCTGCTGCCCTGGAAAGAGAGCAGGGACTGCAACAAAGTCTGGCTGGCAAGGATGAAGAACTGACCGTGATCCGGGCTGAGGGCGAGCGATTGACAGCGGAGCTTGCCGAGCAAAAGACCAGAAACGATGAGCTGACACGTCAACAGGAGCGTGTAACGGCTGAACTTGAAGCAGTAAAAGCCAAAGAGGCCGAGGTTACTCAGCAGTTGGAGGCAATGACGGCGAAATTTTCCGCTGCAACAACTGCTGCTGATGAGGCAAAGGCCTCTGTTGCTGCTGCTCAGGAAAAAATCACGGCTCTGGAAGCACAGGTTGCTGAAAAGGAAGCAGCCCAAGCAGCTGTTCAGAAAAAAGCTACTGCTCTGGAAGCACAGGTTGCTGAGCTTCTTCCCTTGCAGGAACAGATCCAAGGTGCCCAGGAACAGGTTGCGACCCTGGAAGCAAAGCTGGCAAACACCCAAGGCCTGCAGAACCAACTAACAGCCAACCAAGAGAAAATTACCGCTCTGGAGAGCCAACTTGCCGAGCTCCCTACCACGGTTGAGGAGTTCAACGCAATCCAGGGAAAAATTGGAAATCTGGAAGCACAACTGGCTCAAACACAAACCCAAGCAGAGCAACTGGCTGCTGAGCAGGAAAAAGCTGCTGCTTTGGAGGCACAGATTACAGAACTCCAGCAGGAGGCAGCAAAGATCACTGTTGCCCAGGAAAAAATTGCGAACATGGACGCAAAGTTGGCTGAAGCAGCCACGCAAGCTGAGCAGCTGATCACAGAGCAGAAAAAAACAGCTGCCCTAGAAAGCAAGCTCGCTGAGCTTCAGGCAATTCAGCAGCAATCAGCAATAACAGAGGAAAAAATGGCCGCCTTGGCAGAAGAGCAGGAAAAAGCCAAGGCAAAGATAACAGAATTAACGACTGCCCTGGAAGAAAAAGAAAAACTAGCTGCCGAGCTTGCTGCTCTGCAAACACAGTTTGCTGAATTGACGGCGACTCAGCAAGGCGCGGGAAGCAAAACCGCTACGCTTGAAGAAGAGCTCAATACCCTGAAGGCAAGTCTGACTGAAAAAGAACAGGCTCTGGCTGCCAAGACAGAAACACTGGCCCAAACTAAGACAACCTTGGAAGAACAGGCCGCAACAGCAGCGCAAGCAGAAGAGGCGCAGAAAAACGCTGAACAGGAACTCACCGCCTTACAGGCACGGGTTAAAGAGCTGGAAAAAGAAATAGCGCGTTTAAAAGAACAGTTGAGCCAGAAGGATGCGCAACAAGCTGCTGCACAGAACACACAGGCGGCGGCAGTGCAGGAGGCGGTAGCAGCTGAGGTTCCTCAAGCTCCTCAAGATAATGCAGCACAGCAGGCTCCTGTTGAACAGGATACAGCGCAACAAGCCCCCGTAGAGATAGAGCAGGAGGAAGCACCGACTGAAAACCCAGCTGAGCAGGAACAGGTCGCCCCTCCGGTTCAACAGGAAGAAATAACCGAAGAAACTACCGCTCCTGTTCAGCAGGAGGCTCAGGAATCAGCGAGCTTGGATAATGATAATGATGGCAATGTCGATGCAACCATCATTCTCTCCGGGGTAAACTTCACTGTGGGCACAGCCGATCTGACTGAAGAGGCAGCAGCCAGCCTGCAAACAACTGCGGGCCTTCTGGAAAAACATGCCTCTGGGCAACGCTTCGAGGTTGCCGGGTACACCGACAGTATGGGGAGCCCGAAAAGGAATCAGCAGATATCCGAACAACGGGCTGAGACAGTACGCAATTTTCTGATCAAACAAGGAATAAAGGCAGACCTCTTGATCAGTAAAGGATATGGTCAGGATAACCCCATTGCCGATAATGAAACTCAAGCAGGACGGGCCATGAATCGCCGGGTTGAGTTGCATCAAATAACAACGGAGTAA
- a CDS encoding DUF86 domain-containing protein, producing the protein MLNGVITRKLEALEETLHELESLGKVTLDTVQSDWLVRRAVERDLQILVEVVIDVCHRLISGAGTAPASSAIEAVKKCVRLGVLSSEEPFRQMVQFRNFIVHRYERVDPEILVGIMNKHLQDFRLFQEEVLRYVKND; encoded by the coding sequence ATGCTCAACGGAGTTATCACCCGAAAACTTGAAGCACTGGAAGAAACCCTGCACGAGCTTGAATCCCTCGGCAAGGTGACTCTTGATACAGTGCAAAGCGACTGGCTTGTCCGTCGGGCTGTAGAACGCGACTTGCAGATTCTGGTCGAGGTCGTCATTGATGTCTGTCATCGGCTCATCTCCGGGGCAGGCACGGCACCGGCATCCAGTGCCATTGAAGCGGTAAAAAAATGTGTCCGCTTGGGCGTTCTCTCTTCCGAAGAACCCTTTCGCCAGATGGTCCAATTTAGAAATTTCATCGTCCACCGCTATGAACGCGTTGACCCGGAAATCCTCGTCGGCATCATGAACAAGCATTTGCAAGATTTCAGGCTCTTCCAGGAAGAGGTGCTACGTTATGTCAAAAATGATTAA
- a CDS encoding nucleotidyltransferase domain-containing protein produces MSKMIKINLSKAEKVWQSSPALIAAWSFGSAQDGKIAFGSDLDIALLFAEQPEFETLCNIRADLQEVLELEDVDLMNLNSASVISAMEAISGTPLFCRDLGKRAEFASLISRQYEDDMAQLRRHYSKTTSLTD; encoded by the coding sequence ATGTCAAAAATGATTAAGATTAATCTCAGCAAAGCAGAAAAAGTCTGGCAGTCCTCCCCAGCCCTTATTGCCGCCTGGAGCTTCGGCTCGGCCCAAGACGGCAAAATCGCCTTTGGCAGCGACCTTGATATCGCCCTGCTCTTTGCCGAACAGCCGGAATTTGAAACGCTGTGCAATATCAGGGCTGATCTTCAAGAAGTGCTGGAGCTGGAAGATGTTGATCTGATGAACCTGAATTCGGCCAGCGTGATCAGTGCAATGGAAGCAATATCCGGCACACCGCTTTTTTGTCGTGATCTCGGGAAACGGGCTGAGTTTGCTTCGTTGATCTCACGACAGTACGAGGATGACATGGCCCAACTCAGGCGGCATTATTCAAAAACCACTTCACTCACCGATTGA